From the genome of Nocardia sp. NBC_01503, one region includes:
- a CDS encoding DedA family protein, giving the protein MSTTPLTSALSAFGPLETAGPVIVWTVVLTFVFLECALIIGLFLPGDSMLITAGVVLASQATGEMHIWALAVGTMIAAIAGNQVGYVIGQRTGHHLVARKNGKYINTRNLGRVAELLHRHGFLAVLIARWIPWVRTLCPLVAGAAGMDHRKYTIASTIGAIIWAPVLLLIGYYAGGFLESVSWLMPAVIGTLVVGLILGTIVGVRQYRAEMSRPAEDFDLDSECETVPLDVRRING; this is encoded by the coding sequence GTGTCGACGACCCCACTAACCTCCGCCCTGAGCGCCTTCGGGCCGCTCGAGACGGCCGGGCCGGTGATCGTCTGGACCGTGGTCCTGACCTTCGTCTTCCTGGAGTGCGCGCTCATCATCGGGCTGTTCCTACCCGGTGATTCGATGCTCATCACCGCGGGTGTCGTACTCGCCTCGCAGGCCACCGGCGAGATGCATATCTGGGCGCTGGCGGTCGGGACCATGATCGCGGCCATCGCCGGTAATCAGGTCGGCTATGTGATCGGACAGCGCACCGGACATCACCTGGTGGCGCGTAAGAACGGCAAATACATCAATACCCGGAATCTGGGCCGGGTGGCCGAGCTGTTGCATCGGCACGGTTTCCTGGCGGTGCTCATCGCACGATGGATTCCGTGGGTGCGCACGCTCTGCCCGCTGGTCGCGGGTGCGGCCGGAATGGATCACCGCAAATACACCATCGCCTCGACCATCGGCGCGATCATCTGGGCTCCGGTACTGCTGCTGATCGGGTATTACGCGGGCGGTTTCCTGGAGAGCGTGTCCTGGCTGATGCCCGCGGTGATCGGCACGCTGGTGGTCGGGCTGATCCTGGGGACGATTGTCGGCGTGCGCCAGTACCGGGCGGAAATGTCGCGGCCCGCAGAGGATTTCGACCTGGATTCGGAGTGCGAGACGGTGCCGCTGGACGTCCGCCGGATCAACGGCTGA
- a CDS encoding DedA family protein — translation MSDAVTTNVALPAILDPMHLLTETWLKNAVLPAILVIVFIETGLLFPILPGDSLLFTGGLLSAQSNPPVSIWVLLPAVILIAFLGDQSGYWIGRAIGPALFQKEDSRFFKKKYVTETHEFFEKYGPKTIILARFVPIVRTFMPVLAGVSKMDYRKFVTFDIVGAILWGGGVTVLGYFLGNVEFIRKNVEAIFLLIVFVSILPGIVTVVKNLRGRGAVEQELAATSNEPNR, via the coding sequence GTGTCCGATGCCGTGACGACCAACGTCGCGCTCCCCGCGATTCTCGATCCCATGCACCTCCTCACCGAGACATGGCTCAAGAACGCGGTGCTCCCGGCGATCTTGGTGATCGTCTTCATCGAGACGGGGCTGCTGTTCCCGATTCTGCCGGGCGATTCCCTGCTGTTCACTGGCGGTCTGCTGAGCGCCCAGTCGAACCCGCCGGTCTCCATCTGGGTGCTGCTGCCCGCGGTCATTCTCATCGCATTCCTGGGTGACCAGTCCGGATATTGGATCGGCCGAGCCATCGGCCCGGCCCTGTTCCAGAAAGAGGACAGTCGCTTCTTCAAGAAGAAGTACGTCACCGAGACGCACGAATTCTTCGAGAAGTACGGCCCCAAGACCATCATCCTGGCGCGCTTCGTGCCCATCGTGCGCACGTTCATGCCGGTGCTGGCGGGCGTCTCCAAGATGGATTACCGCAAGTTCGTCACCTTCGACATCGTCGGCGCCATTCTCTGGGGCGGCGGCGTCACCGTGCTCGGCTACTTCCTCGGCAATGTGGAGTTCATCCGCAAGAACGTCGAGGCGATCTTCCTGCTCATCGTGTTCGTCTCGATCCTGCCCGGCATCGTCACCGTGGTGAAGAACCTGCGTGGACGCGGCGCCGTCGAGCAGGAGCTGGCCGCCACGTCGAACGAGCCGAACCGCTAG
- the fbaA gene encoding class II fructose-bisphosphate aldolase: MPIATPEIYAEMIARAKENSFAFPAINCTSSETINAAIKGFADAGSDGIIQFSTGGAEFGSGLGVKSMVTGAVALAEFAHVVAAEYDITIALHTDHCPKDKLDTFVRPLIAISAERVKAGLNPLFQSHMWDGSAIPIDENLEIAKELLKQCHAANIILEVEIGVVGGEEDGVEAEINDKLYTSPEDFQKTIDALGAGENGKYLLAATFGNVHGVYKPGNVVLKPEVLAEGQRVAAAKLGLGADAQPFDFVFHGGSGSLKSEIEDSLRFGVVKMNVDTDTQYAFTRPVAGHMFANYDGVLKIDGEVGNKKVYDPRSYLKKAETSMAARVLEACNDLKSAGRSISAK; the protein is encoded by the coding sequence GTGCCCATCGCGACTCCGGAGATCTACGCCGAGATGATTGCTCGGGCCAAGGAGAACTCCTTCGCGTTCCCCGCGATCAATTGCACGTCGTCCGAGACGATCAACGCCGCGATCAAGGGTTTCGCCGACGCGGGCAGTGACGGCATCATCCAGTTCTCCACCGGCGGAGCCGAATTCGGTTCGGGCCTGGGTGTGAAGAGCATGGTGACCGGCGCGGTCGCGCTCGCCGAGTTCGCGCATGTGGTGGCCGCCGAGTACGACATCACGATCGCGCTGCACACCGATCACTGCCCGAAGGACAAGCTGGACACCTTCGTTCGGCCGCTGATCGCCATCTCGGCCGAGCGCGTGAAGGCCGGGCTGAACCCGCTGTTCCAGTCGCATATGTGGGACGGCTCCGCGATCCCGATCGACGAGAACCTGGAGATCGCCAAGGAGCTGCTCAAGCAGTGCCATGCGGCGAACATCATTCTCGAGGTCGAGATCGGTGTGGTCGGTGGTGAAGAGGACGGCGTCGAGGCCGAGATCAACGACAAGCTGTACACCTCGCCGGAGGACTTCCAGAAGACCATCGACGCGCTCGGCGCTGGCGAGAACGGTAAGTACCTGCTGGCCGCCACCTTCGGCAATGTGCACGGTGTGTACAAGCCGGGCAATGTGGTGCTCAAGCCCGAGGTGCTCGCCGAGGGCCAGCGCGTCGCCGCCGCCAAGCTGGGTCTGGGCGCGGACGCGCAGCCGTTCGACTTCGTCTTCCACGGTGGTTCGGGCTCGCTCAAGTCCGAGATCGAGGATTCGCTGCGCTTCGGTGTGGTGAAGATGAACGTCGACACCGACACCCAGTACGCCTTCACCCGCCCGGTCGCTGGGCATATGTTCGCCAACTACGACGGCGTGCTGAAGATCGACGGTGAGGTCGGCAACAAGAAGGTCTACGACCCGCGCAGCTACCTGAAGAAGGCCGAAACCTCCATGGCCGCACGCGTGCTCGAGGCGTGCAACGACCTGAAGTCGGCCGGTCGCTCCATCAGCGCCAAGTAA
- a CDS encoding BTAD domain-containing putative transcriptional regulator, translating into MTLDVRVLGPVQVLVGGRPVLVGGPKPRALLAALTVNRRRAVSSQALADIVWNDEPPDSYQASLQVFVSNIRKTLRNAGVDPAAVLRTESSGYRLEISDEHCDLGRFETIRRSGTEAANLGDHESAARRYADALAQWTGRALDDLSGLSFAESFATAMDEERLLVASARVDAEIACGRASSVVGELVAMTNAHPLREPLWAQLITALYLSGRQADALEACRRVRGVLSEELGIDPGPALIALEQQVLRQEPLLTGQIAEVERLAKAMTETVTEMPRAVRAGQLLTAEGRVVPIAVGGMKIGRMTDNDLVLDDPKASRYHAQITPSRAGLLIKDLGSANGVYINEQAIESAAVLADGDAIRIGATVFVFQAVR; encoded by the coding sequence ATGACTCTCGATGTGCGGGTCCTCGGGCCTGTGCAAGTGCTGGTCGGCGGCCGTCCAGTACTGGTCGGCGGCCCCAAGCCGCGCGCACTGCTGGCCGCGTTGACCGTGAACCGGCGGCGTGCGGTCTCTTCGCAGGCGCTGGCGGATATCGTCTGGAATGACGAGCCGCCGGATTCCTATCAGGCCAGCTTGCAGGTGTTCGTCTCCAATATTCGTAAGACACTGCGCAATGCCGGTGTCGATCCGGCCGCGGTGCTGCGGACCGAATCGTCCGGGTATCGACTCGAAATCTCCGATGAGCACTGCGATCTGGGGCGTTTCGAGACCATCCGCCGCTCCGGTACCGAGGCCGCCAATCTGGGTGATCACGAGAGCGCGGCCCGCCGGTACGCGGATGCCTTGGCGCAGTGGACGGGTCGCGCGCTCGACGATCTCTCCGGACTGTCGTTCGCCGAAAGCTTCGCCACCGCAATGGATGAGGAGCGACTGCTGGTCGCCTCCGCGCGCGTCGACGCCGAAATCGCCTGCGGCCGTGCTTCGTCCGTGGTCGGTGAACTGGTGGCCATGACCAACGCGCATCCGCTGCGAGAACCGTTGTGGGCGCAGTTGATTACGGCGCTCTACCTATCCGGGCGACAGGCGGACGCGCTGGAGGCGTGCCGCCGGGTGCGCGGGGTGCTCTCCGAGGAGCTCGGTATCGATCCCGGTCCGGCGCTGATCGCGTTGGAGCAGCAGGTGCTGCGGCAGGAGCCGCTGCTGACCGGTCAGATCGCCGAGGTCGAGCGGCTGGCCAAGGCCATGACCGAGACCGTCACCGAGATGCCGCGCGCGGTCCGGGCCGGACAGCTGCTCACCGCCGAGGGGCGGGTCGTTCCGATCGCGGTGGGCGGCATGAAGATCGGCCGCATGACCGATAACGATCTGGTCCTGGACGACCCCAAGGCCAGTCGCTACCACGCGCAGATCACCCCGAGCCGGGCCGGCCTGCTGATCAAGGATCTGGGCTCGGCCAACGGGGTCTACATCAACGAGCAGGCCATCGAGAGCGCCGCGGTGCTGGCCGACGGTGACGCCATTCGAATCGGCGCGACCGTCTTCGTTTTCCAGGCGGTGCGCTGA
- a CDS encoding DUF4185 domain-containing protein gives MAERLLAAVGAMVFGAGVLVAANPTIATATPSEPGAAESIPGIGPCKSDPEPVHESLVPKTMEVPISYPAITVDPGPPPENTKRIKMELPTDPCINPCPDLTDLPAPPPSLNEQLGIPRLILHPQAFNFAFPNPNPPAVPPGPEPAHPGVEAAPQAPARPIPRVSAVREVAKLTGANSVNRTDKRWQVQGTDLGIMWESAPGEVAIAFGDTVGRDFHPPGGMGEDWRSNLLAFSSDKDLTDGVTFDRMVTDARCHAGELLTSKKLDNVEITTIPTSGFALGDRQYMSYMSIRTWNSIPGTWYTNYGGIAYSDDHGETWTKDPHAKWDNIFGVSNFQVAAMVPQGDWVYMFGTPNTRLGSVGLARVPKDQVLNTTAYQYWRNGEWTPVGGYTSASQIVEAPAAELSVRYDAARKVWQMSYLDTAKAALVVRESDSPQGVWSESAATVSALQFPELYGGFIHPWSTGDDLYFTMSTWSDYNVYLMHVTLN, from the coding sequence ATGGCCGAACGGCTGCTGGCCGCGGTGGGAGCGATGGTGTTCGGCGCGGGGGTACTCGTCGCCGCCAACCCCACGATCGCCACGGCAACACCGTCGGAACCCGGTGCGGCGGAGTCGATTCCCGGTATCGGACCGTGTAAGTCCGATCCGGAACCGGTGCACGAATCCCTGGTCCCCAAGACCATGGAGGTGCCGATCTCCTATCCGGCCATCACGGTCGATCCCGGCCCGCCGCCGGAGAACACCAAACGGATCAAGATGGAGCTACCCACCGATCCGTGCATCAACCCGTGCCCTGATCTGACCGATCTGCCCGCACCGCCGCCGAGTCTCAATGAGCAACTGGGCATTCCGCGGCTCATCCTGCATCCACAGGCGTTCAATTTCGCCTTCCCCAACCCGAACCCACCCGCGGTGCCGCCCGGCCCGGAACCGGCGCATCCGGGTGTCGAGGCCGCCCCCCAGGCTCCGGCGCGCCCCATCCCCCGGGTGTCCGCCGTGCGCGAGGTGGCCAAGCTGACCGGGGCCAACTCGGTCAACCGCACCGATAAACGCTGGCAGGTCCAGGGCACCGACCTGGGCATCATGTGGGAGAGCGCACCCGGTGAGGTCGCTATCGCCTTCGGCGACACCGTCGGTCGCGATTTCCATCCGCCGGGCGGTATGGGGGAGGACTGGCGCAGCAATCTGCTCGCCTTCAGCAGCGATAAGGATCTGACCGACGGCGTCACCTTCGACCGCATGGTCACCGACGCGCGCTGCCACGCCGGCGAACTGCTCACCAGCAAGAAGCTCGACAATGTCGAGATCACCACCATCCCGACCTCCGGGTTCGCGCTGGGCGACCGGCAGTACATGAGCTACATGTCGATTCGCACCTGGAACAGCATTCCCGGCACCTGGTACACCAACTACGGTGGCATCGCCTACTCCGACGATCACGGCGAGACCTGGACCAAGGACCCACACGCCAAGTGGGACAACATCTTCGGCGTCTCCAACTTCCAGGTCGCCGCCATGGTGCCGCAGGGCGATTGGGTGTACATGTTCGGCACCCCCAATACCCGCCTCGGCTCGGTCGGCCTGGCCCGCGTCCCCAAGGACCAGGTCCTCAACACCACCGCGTATCAGTACTGGCGGAACGGTGAATGGACCCCGGTGGGCGGCTACACCTCCGCCTCCCAAATCGTCGAGGCCCCCGCCGCGGAGCTGTCCGTCCGCTACGACGCCGCCCGCAAGGTCTGGCAGATGAGCTACCTCGACACCGCCAAGGCCGCTCTCGTCGTGCGGGAATCCGATTCACCCCAGGGCGTCTGGTCCGAGAGCGCCGCGACGGTCAGCGCCCTGCAATTCCCGGAGCTCTACGGCGGCTTCATCCACCCCTGGTCCACCGGCGACGACCTGTACTTCACCATGTCCACCTGGAGCGACTACAACGTCTATCTGATGCACGTGACGCTGAACTGA
- a CDS encoding fused (3R)-hydroxyacyl-ACP dehydratase subunits HadA/HadB, with translation MTETAEAAAASATATDLVGRHFRVRDHYEVGREKVREFARAVRNNHPAHHHAQDARELGYSGLLAPPTFASVIGAATTRSLIGTVLTEYDVSQFLQTDQIFEYHRPILADDLLSVDVAIEQIRSYGGNDFITVKVTFTDADALPVLAATTTIVARLGVEIDAAIAETMAGVVMHGHVADSASSASDPNGLILLAPEDVAAFRDPAPALPVRTVPTAATLTAGTELPDARMPVTRGDLANYAGVSGDPNPIHFSDTAAQLAGLPTVVAHGMLTMGMTASYLVSWLGDPAALGKFSVRFSGFVPVWPAAATFVDFTGKVKSVDAENGSATIVLGATSEGKKLFGRAVAEVRLSA, from the coding sequence ATGACGGAGACGGCCGAGGCGGCCGCCGCCAGCGCCACCGCCACCGATCTGGTCGGTCGGCATTTCCGAGTGCGGGATCACTACGAGGTGGGCCGTGAGAAGGTTCGTGAATTCGCGCGCGCGGTCCGCAACAACCACCCCGCCCACCACCACGCGCAGGACGCTCGCGAGCTCGGCTACTCCGGTCTGCTCGCACCGCCGACCTTCGCCTCGGTGATCGGCGCGGCCACCACGCGTTCACTGATCGGCACCGTACTCACCGAGTACGACGTCTCGCAGTTCCTACAGACGGACCAGATCTTCGAGTACCACCGCCCGATCCTCGCCGACGACCTGCTCTCGGTGGATGTGGCGATCGAGCAGATCCGCTCCTACGGCGGCAATGACTTCATCACCGTCAAGGTGACGTTCACCGATGCGGACGCGCTCCCGGTGCTGGCCGCGACCACCACCATCGTGGCCCGCCTGGGTGTGGAGATCGACGCGGCGATCGCGGAGACCATGGCGGGCGTGGTCATGCACGGCCACGTCGCGGACAGCGCCTCCAGCGCCTCGGACCCGAACGGACTGATTCTGCTCGCGCCCGAGGATGTGGCCGCCTTCCGCGATCCCGCCCCGGCGTTGCCGGTGCGCACCGTGCCGACCGCCGCGACGCTGACCGCCGGGACCGAGCTGCCGGATGCCCGGATGCCGGTCACCCGCGGTGATCTGGCCAACTACGCCGGTGTGTCGGGTGATCCGAACCCGATCCACTTCAGCGATACCGCCGCGCAGCTGGCGGGTCTGCCGACCGTGGTGGCGCACGGCATGCTCACCATGGGTATGACCGCCAGCTACCTGGTCTCCTGGCTGGGCGACCCGGCGGCGCTGGGCAAGTTCAGCGTGCGCTTCTCCGGCTTCGTGCCGGTGTGGCCCGCCGCGGCGACCTTCGTGGACTTCACCGGCAAGGTGAAGTCGGTGGATGCCGAAAACGGGTCCGCCACCATCGTTCTCGGGGCGACCTCGGAGGGTAAGAAGCTCTTCGGCCGGGCAGTGGCCGAAGTACGCCTCTCCGCCTGA
- a CDS encoding Rv0361 family membrane protein translates to MSDSNDDQQPQDSAVPAAPGKGADQDTAAAPETAATEVIPTSKPGFATIKYEPPQPNDGPTARIPATPRPAGTPGAEGQGGAPTPAGQSGAASPAGQGGAPAQSGGAPGAVGPGNASGAAGPGGPAQGGPAQRKLPPHLGGPAQQSARSAQQGAARQGATSNAAAPQGGAQPPATAQPGNPVDSGNPPPSADVTTQFKVVPRADAQQRPTGQPGSDSAAQSNNAATQPGSPADRTDAARADNSADPAAGPGAAAANAAGGQGVSGGRAGSTANDASTDAAQRPADAGTNQSAAGQAGAREPGSAQGDAGAPIGSDEKSAAGSEGGADATEQGAADGDADSETVVMKRVPMGAEDATTALPIVSGEQKTEKMRVSGPQGRAVSKPPASPRMNQGPRNVGPRVSSPEQAGPAGPVEETRPSPPRPPHAPRRPGSAPSPADMQPTAPAVPIRGPRAMPAGPQRVGPGAPQGPGAPIGQNGQGGSQLPGGPGQGAPQGPNSQGGQQRPGGPGQGGPQGSAVPLTKPGGQGSGAPQGPNGAREVGGAPGAQGQSGASQGAPGVQGVGQRPQDGQGLDAGRTIAAPQRVPAPGENADAPAKPVAGSRNRVLIIAGALVAVVAVVIAVVAFMANSSDNSPEAQVKSSITTYTDGLANGDLEKLRGITCGAQHDFYQNISADQFAGVYRTSKEQKSIPVVKSVDAIRITGDTALAQATVYTEADPSKASARTFDLQHTSDGWKVCDPANGQN, encoded by the coding sequence GTGTCCGACTCGAACGACGACCAGCAGCCACAGGATTCTGCCGTCCCGGCAGCTCCCGGCAAGGGCGCCGACCAGGACACAGCAGCCGCACCCGAAACCGCCGCCACCGAGGTGATCCCCACCTCCAAGCCGGGCTTCGCCACCATCAAGTACGAACCGCCGCAGCCGAACGACGGCCCCACCGCCCGCATCCCCGCCACCCCGCGCCCCGCGGGTACACCTGGTGCCGAGGGGCAGGGCGGAGCGCCCACTCCGGCGGGACAGAGTGGAGCGGCTTCTCCGGCAGGACAGGGCGGCGCGCCCGCGCAGAGTGGTGGTGCGCCCGGGGCGGTCGGACCGGGCAATGCGTCCGGCGCGGCGGGACCGGGCGGCCCGGCACAGGGTGGTCCGGCACAGCGAAAACTCCCCCCGCACTTGGGCGGTCCCGCACAGCAAAGTGCCCGCTCGGCACAGCAGGGCGCAGCGCGGCAGGGCGCGACCTCGAACGCCGCCGCACCGCAGGGCGGTGCGCAGCCCCCCGCGACCGCACAGCCCGGAAACCCGGTGGACTCCGGAAACCCGCCTCCCTCAGCGGATGTCACCACCCAGTTCAAGGTCGTCCCGCGCGCGGACGCGCAGCAGCGGCCCACGGGTCAACCGGGCAGCGATTCGGCCGCACAGTCGAATAACGCAGCCACGCAACCGGGTTCGCCCGCGGATCGGACCGATGCCGCCCGCGCGGACAACTCGGCCGATCCGGCCGCCGGGCCCGGTGCGGCCGCGGCGAACGCTGCTGGTGGACAGGGTGTTTCCGGCGGCCGGGCCGGATCGACAGCGAACGACGCGTCCACCGACGCGGCACAGCGCCCGGCGGATGCGGGTACGAACCAGAGCGCGGCGGGTCAGGCCGGAGCGCGGGAGCCGGGTTCCGCACAGGGCGATGCGGGCGCACCGATCGGGTCGGATGAGAAGTCCGCGGCTGGATCCGAAGGCGGCGCGGACGCTACCGAGCAAGGCGCGGCCGACGGTGACGCGGATTCGGAAACCGTTGTGATGAAGCGTGTTCCGATGGGAGCGGAGGACGCCACCACCGCGCTGCCGATTGTCTCGGGTGAGCAGAAGACCGAGAAGATGCGGGTTTCGGGGCCGCAGGGGCGGGCCGTGAGCAAGCCGCCCGCTTCGCCGCGGATGAATCAGGGGCCGCGGAATGTGGGGCCGCGCGTCAGTTCACCGGAGCAGGCGGGTCCGGCGGGTCCGGTCGAGGAGACCCGGCCGTCGCCGCCGCGTCCGCCGCACGCACCGCGACGCCCGGGCAGTGCGCCCTCGCCCGCCGATATGCAGCCGACCGCGCCCGCCGTCCCGATTCGCGGGCCGCGCGCCATGCCGGCCGGACCGCAGCGTGTCGGGCCGGGCGCGCCGCAGGGGCCGGGTGCACCCATCGGGCAGAACGGGCAGGGCGGCTCGCAACTACCCGGCGGACCGGGACAGGGCGCGCCGCAGGGGCCGAACAGCCAAGGCGGACAGCAACGCCCCGGTGGGCCCGGGCAAGGCGGACCGCAGGGATCCGCTGTCCCGCTGACGAAGCCGGGCGGGCAGGGATCCGGTGCGCCGCAGGGGCCGAATGGTGCGCGGGAAGTCGGCGGGGCACCCGGTGCACAGGGGCAGAGCGGGGCTTCGCAGGGAGCGCCCGGTGTTCAGGGGGTTGGACAGCGGCCGCAGGACGGTCAAGGGCTCGACGCGGGGCGGACCATTGCCGCGCCACAGCGGGTACCCGCGCCCGGCGAGAATGCTGACGCACCCGCGAAACCCGTTGCGGGATCCCGTAATCGGGTGTTGATCATTGCCGGGGCCTTGGTAGCGGTGGTCGCCGTGGTGATCGCGGTGGTCGCATTCATGGCGAATTCCTCGGACAATTCACCCGAGGCGCAGGTCAAGAGCTCGATAACCACCTACACGGACGGGCTGGCGAACGGCGATCTGGAGAAGTTGCGCGGTATCACCTGCGGTGCGCAGCACGATTTCTACCAGAACATTTCGGCCGACCAGTTCGCCGGTGTGTACCGAACTTCCAAGGAGCAGAAGAGCATTCCCGTGGTGAAGAGTGTGGATGCCATCCGCATCACCGGGGATACCGCGCTCGCGCAGGCGACGGTCTACACCGAGGCCGATCCGAGCAAGGCGTCGGCGCGCACCTTCGACCTCCAGCACACCTCCGATGGCTGGAAGGTCTGCGATCCGGCTAACGGCCAGAACTGA
- a CDS encoding DUF3151 domain-containing protein has product MTSFGDLLGPQPVLLPENTDAEDALLENKDPVQVAAAHPTASIAWAYLAEGALERGKDEVNADTLAGYAFARTGYHRGLDLLRRNGWKGFGPVPWSHEPNRGFLRSVGALARAARTIGETDEYARCLDLLEDCDPRAAAELGLD; this is encoded by the coding sequence ATGACCTCCTTCGGTGATCTGCTCGGACCCCAGCCGGTACTGCTCCCGGAAAACACCGACGCCGAGGACGCGTTGCTGGAGAACAAGGACCCGGTGCAGGTCGCGGCGGCACATCCGACCGCCTCCATCGCCTGGGCCTACCTGGCAGAAGGCGCTCTCGAACGCGGTAAGGACGAGGTGAACGCCGACACCCTCGCCGGGTACGCGTTCGCCCGCACCGGCTACCACCGCGGCCTGGACCTGTTGCGCCGCAATGGCTGGAAGGGCTTCGGCCCGGTGCCGTGGAGCCACGAACCCAATCGCGGATTCCTGCGGAGTGTCGGCGCGCTGGCCCGTGCCGCCCGCACCATCGGCGAGACCGACGAGTACGCGCGCTGCCTCGACCTGCTCGAGGATTGCGATCCGCGCGCGGCCGCCGAACTCGGCCTCGACTGA
- a CDS encoding FUSC family protein has protein sequence MRTATARVRSSLLPIVQCAVGAGVAWFIAHNIVGHPQPFFAPMAAMISIGVSFGARLRRAVELIVGVAVGIGIGDLFVSRVGTGVWQISILVIFAMCAAVFLDGGPVITMQAASSAVLVATLLPPASGASHLRIIDALVGGMVGIVVVAAIPLHPVRRARQQAADILGVMGKSLTDCADGLLEHDADKIKNALEAVRGTQSRLDTLRSTLEGGREISRISPLYWNSRARLERLREVADPLDNAVRNTRVLLRRALSLVRDDEILDPRLTLEVERLGDAVDVVRQMVLADPGDQPDAAEATRILRTVAKGATKDLVDGAGISAHVVFAQLRSIVVDLMQVCGMRRLSSIALLPPTVANPYVTPID, from the coding sequence ATGCGCACGGCGACCGCACGGGTCCGCTCGTCACTGCTGCCGATCGTGCAGTGCGCGGTCGGCGCGGGCGTGGCCTGGTTCATCGCGCACAATATCGTCGGTCATCCGCAGCCGTTCTTCGCGCCGATGGCGGCCATGATCTCCATCGGTGTGTCGTTCGGGGCGCGATTGCGGCGCGCGGTCGAGTTGATCGTGGGTGTCGCGGTCGGCATCGGTATCGGCGATCTGTTCGTCTCGCGGGTGGGTACCGGCGTCTGGCAGATTTCGATACTCGTCATCTTCGCCATGTGCGCGGCCGTCTTCCTCGACGGCGGCCCGGTCATCACCATGCAGGCGGCATCGTCGGCGGTGCTGGTGGCCACGCTCCTGCCACCGGCGAGCGGCGCCTCGCATCTGCGCATCATCGACGCCTTGGTCGGCGGCATGGTCGGCATCGTGGTGGTGGCGGCGATTCCACTGCATCCGGTGCGCCGCGCCAGACAGCAGGCCGCCGACATTCTGGGCGTCATGGGCAAATCCCTCACCGATTGTGCGGACGGACTGCTCGAACACGACGCCGACAAGATCAAGAACGCGCTGGAGGCGGTGCGCGGCACCCAATCCCGGCTCGACACGCTGCGCTCAACTCTCGAGGGCGGGCGGGAGATCAGCAGAATCTCACCGCTGTACTGGAATTCGCGTGCCCGGCTCGAGCGCCTGCGCGAAGTGGCGGACCCCCTCGACAACGCGGTCCGCAATACCCGAGTCCTGTTGCGCCGGGCCCTGTCTCTCGTGCGCGATGACGAAATCCTGGACCCGCGACTGACTCTCGAAGTCGAGCGGCTCGGCGACGCCGTGGATGTGGTGCGGCAGATGGTCCTCGCCGATCCGGGTGATCAACCCGATGCGGCCGAGGCCACCCGCATCCTGCGTACGGTCGCCAAGGGCGCGACCAAGGATCTGGTCGACGGCGCGGGCATCTCGGCGCACGTCGTGTTCGCACAACTGCGCTCGATCGTGGTCGACCTCATGCAGGTGTGCGGTATGCGCAGACTCTCCTCGATCGCGCTACTGCCGCCGACCGTCGCGAATCCCTATGTGACGCCGATCGATTGA
- a CDS encoding site-2 protease family protein, with protein sequence MSSPRAIGRASGAVRPSPVFLLVVAIAAAGGVLAWTADLLSNQAKLGVFLMVVAGWVVSICLHEFAHAFVAWRAGDREVELRGYLTLNPLKYSHPLLSIGLPLLFIAIGGFALPGGAVYVNSNSFGARVQRMLSGAGPATNAACAIVLLVIVRLWGSSYSHSAFWFGLSYLAFLQIMATVLNLIPVPGTDGYGILEPSLSYQTRRSMDQIKPYGILILVALLFVPQINILFFDGIRALFELSGVPSFWSDFGSQLTRFWR encoded by the coding sequence ATGAGCTCTCCCCGTGCGATCGGCCGTGCTTCGGGGGCGGTGCGGCCCAGTCCGGTATTCCTGCTCGTGGTCGCGATCGCGGCGGCGGGCGGCGTGCTGGCCTGGACCGCCGATCTGCTGTCCAACCAAGCGAAACTCGGGGTTTTCCTGATGGTGGTGGCGGGCTGGGTGGTCTCCATCTGCCTGCACGAGTTCGCGCACGCGTTCGTGGCGTGGCGGGCCGGGGACCGCGAGGTCGAACTGCGCGGATATCTGACGTTGAATCCGCTGAAATACAGTCATCCGCTGCTGTCGATCGGCTTGCCGCTGCTGTTCATCGCCATCGGCGGGTTCGCGTTGCCGGGTGGTGCGGTGTACGTGAATTCGAACAGTTTCGGTGCGCGCGTCCAGCGGATGCTGAGCGGTGCGGGACCGGCCACCAATGCCGCCTGCGCGATCGTGCTGCTGGTGATCGTGCGGCTGTGGGGTAGTTCGTATTCGCATTCCGCGTTCTGGTTCGGGCTGAGTTACCTCGCGTTCCTGCAGATCATGGCGACCGTGCTGAATCTGATCCCGGTGCCGGGGACCGACGGGTACGGGATTCTGGAGCCGTCGCTGAGCTATCAGACGCGGCGGTCGATGGATCAGATCAAGCCGTACGGGATTCTGATTCTGGTGGCGCTGCTGTTCGTGCCGCAGATCAATATCTTGTTCTTCGACGGGATTCGCGCGCTGTTCGAGCTGTCGGGCGTGCCGTCGTTCTGGTCGGACTTCGGTAGTCAGCTGACACGGTTCTGGCGCTGA